In Nocardioides sp. W7, the genomic stretch CCCGGTGGCGGGCACGTCTTCTTCACCAACTCCGGGACCGAGGCCAACGAGGCCGCGTTCAAGCTCACCCGGCGCACCGGCCGCACCCACGTCGTCGCGGCCGAGGGCGGCTTCCACGGCCGCACCATGGGTGCGCTCGCGCTGACCTCCAAGGAGGCCTACCGCACGCCGTTCGAGCCGCTTCCGGGCGACGTCACGTTCGTCCCGTACGGCGACACCGACGCGCTCGCCGCCGCGGTGACCGACCGGACGGCGGCCATCCTCCTCGAGCCGATGCAGGGGGAGGCGGGCGTCGTCGTACCCCCCGAGGGCTACCTCGCCGCCGCCCGCGCGATCGCCGACGAGAACGGCGCGCTGCTCTGGCTCGACGAGGTGCAGACCGGCATGGGCCGCACCGGGCGCTGGCTGGCGAGCGAGGGGGTCACCCCCGACGTCATCACCCTCGCCAAGGGCCTGGCCGGCGGCTTCCCGATCGGTGCCTGCATCGGGCTCGGCGCGGCCGGCGAGCTGCTCCAGCCCGGCAACCACGGCACCACCTTCGGCGGCAACCCGGTCGCCTGCGCCGCCGCGCTCGCGGTGATCCGCACCATCGAGGACGACGGCCTGCTCGAGCACGTCACCGTGCTCGGCCGGAAGCTCCGTGGGGGCCTCGCGGCCGACCCGCGGGTCACCGAGGTCCGGGGCGAGGGGCTGCTGATCGGCCTCGACCTGAGCGCCGAGGTCTCGGCCGAGGTGTTCGCGGCCGCGTTGGACCGGGGCTTCATCCTCAACAACCCGACCCCGCGCCGGGTCCGGCTCGCGCCGCCGCTGGTGCTCACGGTCGACGACGCCGACGCGCTGCTCGCGGCCTGGCCGGGGATCCTCGACGCGGCGTACGCGAAGGCAGGTGCGTGATGACCGGGCACCCCACGGTCCGGCACTTCCTGGCCGACGACGACTTCACCCCGGCCGAGCAGACCCGGGTCCTCGACCTGGCGGCCAAGCTCAAGGCGGCGCCGTACGACGCCCGCCCGTTGGCCGGTCCGCAGTCGGTGGCCATGGTCTTCGACAAGCCGACGCTGCGGACCCAGGTCTCCTTCGGCGCCGGCATCGCCGAGCTCGGCGGCAACCCGATGCTGGTCGAGGGCCGGCTCGCCGGCATCGGCGTCCGCGAATCCGTCGAGGACGTCGCCCGCGTGCTCGGCCGCCAGGTGTCGGCCGTCGTGTGGCGGACCTTCGCCCAGACCGACCTGGAGCTGATGGCCCAGCACGCCGGCGTCCCGGTCGTGAACGCGCTGACCGACGAGTTCCACCCCTGCCAGCTGGTCGCCGACCTGCTGACCGTGCGTGAGCGCAAGGGCGCCCTGTCCGGGCTCACCGTGGCCTTCGTCGGCGACGGCGCCTGCAACATGGGCAACTCCTGGCTGCTCGCCGGCGCGACCGCCGGGATGCACATCCGGGTGAGCGCGCCCCGGGGCTACGTGCCGTCCGACGCCATGTTCGACCGGGCCAACGCCATCGGGGCGAGCACCGGCGGCTCGGCGATCGCCGTCGCCGACCCGGTCGAGGCGGTCACCGGCGCCGACGTCGTCGTGACCGACACCTGGGTGTCGATGGGCAAGGAGGAGGAGTCAGCCGCCCGCGAGGTCGTCTTCGGCCCCTGGTCGCTGACCTCCGAGCTGCTCGCCCACGCTGAGCCGGAGGCGATCGTGCTGCACTGCCTGCCGGCGTACCGCGGCAAGGAGATCGCCGCGGAGGTGATCGACGGTCCGCAGAGCGTCGTGTGGGACGAGGCCGAGAACCGGCGGCACGCCCAGAAGGCGGTGCTGACGTTCCTGCTCGAGTGGTCGGCGGGGGAGTCGTGAGCGAGTCCGCGCTCCGTCCGGCGACCAAGCAGGCCCGGCACCAGCACATCGTCGAGCTGGTCACCCACCAGGAGGTCCGCTCGCAGACCGAGCTGGCCGACCTGCTCGCCGAGGGCGGCGTCCGGGTCACCCAGGCCACGCTCTCGCGGGACCTGGTCGAGCTCGACGCGATCAAGGTCCGCTCGGCCTCGGGGGCATTGGTCTACGCCGTCCCCGCCGAGGGTGGCGACCGCCGGCCGGCGGCACCCGTCGAGACCGCGGCCGCCTCGGCCCGGCTCGCCCGGCTCTGCGGCGAGCTGCTGGTCAGCGCCGACGCGAGCGCCAACCTGGTCATCCTGCGCACCCCACCGGGGGCCGCGCAGTTCCTGGCCTCCGCCTTCGACAAGGCGGAGTTCCCCGAGATCCTCGGCACCATCGCCGGCGACGACACGGTCCTGGTCATCGGCCGGGACCCCGTGGGCGGGGACGACCTCGCCCGACGGTTCCTGTCCCTCGCCGACCACCACCTCGACAAGCAGCACAACGACAAGCAGAAGGAAGTCCATTCGTGAGCAAGGTCCTGACGTCCCTCCCGGTCGGCCAGCGGGTCGGCATCGCGTTCTCAGGAGGGTTGGACACCTCGGTCGCGGTGGCCTGGATGCGCGACAAGGGTGCGATCCCCTGCACCTACACCGCCGACATCGGCCAGTACGACGAGCCCGACATCTCCGGCGTCCCCGACCGGGCCCGGCAGTACGGCGCCGAGATCGCCCGCGCCGTCGACTGCCGCTCCCAGCTGGTGGAGGAGGGCCTGGCCGCGATGGCCTGCGGCGCCTTCCACATCCGCTCCGGGGGCCGCACCTACTTCAACACGACCCCGCTGGGCCGCGCCGTCACCGGCACCCTGCTGGTTCGTGCGATGCACGAGGACGGCGTCGACATCTGGGGGGACGGCTCGACGTTCAAGGGCAACGACATCGAGCGGTTCTACCGCTACGGCCTGCTCGCGAACCCGCAGCTGTTGATCTACAAGCCGTGGCTGGACGCCGAGTTCGTGCACGAGCTCGGTGGCCGGTCGGAGATGAGCCAGTGGCTCGTCGACCACGACCTGCCGTACCGCGACTCCCAGGAGAAGGCGTACTCCACCGACGCCAACATCTGGGGCGCCACCCACGAGGCGAAGACCCTCGAGCACCTCGATGTGTCCCTGGAGATCGTCGAGCCGATCATGGGAGTGAAGTTCTGGGACCCCAGCGTGCACATCGAGACCGAGGACGTCACGATCCGCTTCGAGCAGGGCCGGCCGGTCGCCATCAACGGCACGACCTACGCCGACGCGGTCTCGCTGGTGATGGAGGCCAACGCCATCGGCGGCCGGCACGGGCTCGGCATGTCCGACCAGATCGAGAACCGCATCATCGAGGCCAAGTCCCGCGGCATCTACGAGGCCCCGGGCATGGCGCTGCTGTGGACGGCGTACGAGCGGCTCCTCAACGCGATCCACAACGAGGACACGATCGCCAACTACACGGCCCAGGGTCGCCAGCTCGGCCGGCTGCTCTACGAGGGCCGCTGGCTGGACCCGCAGGCGCTGATGATCCGCGAGTCGATCCAGCGCTGGATCGCCTCGCTGGTGACCGGCGAGGTGACGCTGCGGCTGCGTCGGGGCGAGGACTACACCGTGCTGCGCACCGACGGCCCGGCCTTCTCCTACCACCCCGACAAGCTCTCGATGGAGCGCACCGACAACGCCGCGTTCGGCCCGGTGGACCGGATCGGCCAGCTGACGATGCGCAACCTCGACATCGCCGACTCGCGCTGGAAGCTGGAGATGTACGCCGACCAGCCGGTCGAGCAGGGTCAGGTGCTCGTCGAGCACGGCACCCTGTTCGGCGAGCTGCCCGCCGGTGGCGCCGACCGGATCGCCAGCAACCCGTCCGCCGAGGGTGAGTTGCACGACGAGGCGCTGGACGCCGCCGCGATGGAGTTCGGCACCGACTGATGGCCGGCCCCGTCCACCGCGTCGCGGCGCGCGTCCTCCCGGTGAGTGCCACCGGCGAGGTGCTGTTGCTCCAGTGTCAGGACCCGGCCCGGCCGGGCGACCTGCACTGGATCAGCGTCGGCGGCGCGGTCGACCCGGGGGAGTCGCTCGAGGACGCGGTGCTGCGCGAGCTGGTCGAGGAGACCGGGGTCGTCGCGTCCGCCGACGTTCTCACCGGCCCGCTGCACCGCGGGGAGTACCCCTTCTCGTGGGCCGGCGTGGACTACCTGAGCGACACGACGCTCTTCGCGCTGCCGCTCGACAGCACCACCCCGGTGACCTTCGAGGGACTAGAGGTGGCCGAGGTCGGTAACGTCCTGGCCGCCGGCTGGTGGACTCCCGACGCGCTCCGCGCCGACGGCACCGCGGCCACCCCTGACCTGCCCGACATCATGGACGCCGCGATCGCCGCGGTACGAGGAGAGACGTGAGCAGCACCAATCACGGCACGAACACGGGCAAGCTGTGGGGCGGCCGGTTCGCCGGCGGCCCGTCGCCGGAGCTCGACGCCCTGTCGCGCTCGACGCACTTCGACTGGCGGCTCACGCCGTACGACCTGGCCGGCTCGCGCGCGCACGCCAACGCGCTGCACCGGGCCGGGCTCCTCGCGGACGCCGACCACGCCGAGCTGCTGCGCGGACTCGAGGTGCTGGGGGAGCGGTACGCCGACGGCTCGCTGGCCCCCGACCCGTCCGACGAGGACGTCCACGGTGCGCTCGAGCGGCTGCTCCTGGAGGAGGTCGGCGCCGACGTGGGCGGCCGCCTGCGAGCCGGCCGCAGCCGCAACGACCAGATCGCCACGCTCTTCAAGGTGTTCCTGCGCGACCACGCCCGGGTCGTCGGCGGGCTCGCCCTCGACCTGGTCGACGTGCTCGTCGCCCAGGCCCGCGACCACCTGGACCCGGTGCCGACCGTGATGCCCGGTCGCACCCACCTGCAGCACGCGCAACCGGTGCTGCTGGCCCACCACCTGCTCGCCCACGCCTGGCCGCTGCTGCGCGACGTCGACCGCCTCCTCGACTGGGACGCCCGGGTGGCGGCGGACTCGCCGTACGGCTCCGGCGCGCTGGCCGGCCAGAGCCTGGGCCTGGCCCCGGAGGGGGTGGCCGCCGAGCTCGGCTTCACCGGCTCGAGCGCGAACTCCATCGACGGCACGGCCGCGCGCGACTTCGTCGCGGAGTTCGCGTTCGTCGCGGCCCAGATCGGCGTCGACATCAGCCGGCTCGCCGAGGAGGTCATCCTCTGGTCGACCCGCGAGTTCGGGTTCGTGACGCTCCACGACTCCTGGTCGACGGGGTCGAGCATCATGCCGCAGAAGAAGAACCCCGACATCGCCGAGCTGGCCCGGGGCAAGGCCGGCCGGGTGATCGGCAACCTCTCCGGGCTGCTGGCCACCCTCAAGGCGCTGCCGCTGGCCTACAACCGCGACCTGCAGGAGGACAAGGAGCCGGTCTTCGACTCCGTCGACACCCTCGAGGTCCTGCTCCCGGCGTTCTCCGGCATGGTCGCGACGCTGGTCTTCGACCGCGAGCGCCTCGCCGAGCTGGCCCCGCAGGGGTTCTCGCTGGCCACGGACGTCGCCGAGTGGCTGGTCCGCCAGAACGTCCCGTTCCGCATCGCCCACGAGCTCGCCGGTGCGTGCGTCCGTCGCTGCGAGGAGCTCGGCATCGAGCTCGCCGACCTGAGTGACGAGCAGTTCGCCGCGATCGACGAGCAGCTGACCCCCGCGGTCCGTGAGGTCCTCACGGTCGAGGGCTCGGTCGCCTCCCGCTCCGGCCGGGGCGGCACCGCACCGGTGCGGGTGCGCGAGCAGCTCGACGAGGTCGTCGCCACGGCGGCGCAGCACCGTGGCCGCCTCGGCTGACCTCGCCACCCTGCTCGCGGGGCCGGCCGAGACGGTCGCCCCGCGACTGCTGGGCGCACACGTCGAGCACGCCGGCGTCGTCGTCCGGCTCACGGAGGTCGAGGCGTACGCCGGCGGGTCCGACCCCGGCTCGCACGCCTTCCGCGGCCAGACCCGCCGCAACGCGGTGATGTTCGGCCCGGCCGGTCGTCTCTACTGCTACTTCACCTACGGGATGCACGTGTGCTGCAACGTGGTGACCGGGCCCGAGGGCGAGGCGAGCGCCGTGCTGCTGCGAGCGGGCGAGGTGGTGGCCGGCGTCGAGACGGCGCGGGCCCGCCGCCCCGGCTCGTCCGACCGGGACCTGGCGCGCGGCCCGGCGCGGCTGTGCCGGGCGCTGGCGATCGACCTGTCGCACGACGGGACGGACCTGGCCGCGGGACCGGTGCGGTTGCGCCTCCGGGACCCGCTGACCCAGGTGTCGACGGGCCCGCGCGTGGGTCTGCGCGGGGCCCCGGACCGCCCCTGGCGGTACTGGCTCACGGGGGAGCGGAGCGTGTCGGCGTACCGCCCGGCCAAGCCACGCTGAGCCCCGCAGTCGCCCGTCGAGCACCCCGATTTTGCATGCCTGCAACCCAGGTGTAATGTTCCATCTCGCCGCGGCAAGCGGTTCTCACTCGGGCCGAGAGGCCAAACGAAGTGGGTCTTGCATGCCCAGGCTAGAGACTTGAACCGCGTCAGACACCAAGTTGACGAGGCCGGCGCAAACCGGTAAGTTTCTGCAGGCTGCCCCGGGGCGGCTCGAAAGAGTGAATCCCGGGTGCGTCTGATTCTTGAGAACTCAACAGTGTGTCATAGTCGACGAATTAGTTTGTTATGCCCCGTCGACTGGGATCTGAGCCCTTTTGGGGGTGACGGTTTCGGTTGATGGTTTCTTTGGTAAGACAATGATTCTGGCAATTATGTCAGTTTCGTCTTGTCAGGCATCTCTTTTTCCCATCTCATGCGGCAACGTGTAGGTGGGTGTTGTTTTCAACGGAGAGTTTGATCCTGGCTCAGGACGAACGCTGGCGGCGTGCTTAACACATGCAAGTCGAGCGGTAAGGCCCCTTCGGGGGTACACGAGCGGCGAACGGGTGAGTAACACGTGAGTAATCTGCCCCTCACTTTGGGATAAGCCTCGGAAACGGGGTCTAATACCGAATACGACCACTTCGGGCATCCGATGGTGGTGGAAAGTTTTTCGGTGGGGGATGTGCTCGCGGCCTATCAGCTTGTTGGTGGGGTAATGGCCTACCAAGGCTTCGACGGGTAGCCGGCCTGAGAGGGTGACCGGCCACACTGGGACTGAGACACGGCCCAGACTCCTACGGGAGGCAGCAGTGGGGAATATTGGACAATGGGCGGAAGCCTGATCCAGCAACGCCGCGTGAGGGATGACGGCCTTCGGGTTGTAAACCTCTTTCAGCGGGGACGAAGCGAAAGTGACGGTACCCGCAGAAGAAGCACCGGCCAACTACGTGCCAGCAGCCGCGGTAATACGTAGGGTGCGAGCGTTGTCCGGAATTATTGGGCGTAAAGGGCTCGTAGGCGGTTTGTCACGTCGGGAGTGAAAACACCGGGCTTAACTCGGTGCTTGCTTTCGATACGGGCAGACTAGAGGTATTCAGGGGAGAACGGAATTCCTGGTGTAGCGGTGAAATGCGCAGATATCAGGAGGAACACCGGTGGCGAAGGCGGTTCTCTGGGAATATCCTGACGCTGAGGAGCGAAAGTGTGGGGAGCGAACAGGATTAGATACCCTGGTAGTCCACACCGTAAACGTTGGGCGCTAGGTGTGGGGTCCATTCCACGGATTCCGTGCCGCAGCTAACGCATTAAGCGCCCCGCCTGGGGAGTACGGCCGCAAGGCTAAAACTCAAAGGAATTGACGGGGGCCCGCACAAGCGGCGGAGCATGCGGATTAATTCGATGCAACGCGAAGAACCTTACCTGGGTTTGACATACACCGGAAAGCGCTAGAGATAGTGCCCCTTTTAGTCGGTGTACAGGTGGTGCATGGCTGTCGTCAGCTCGTGTCGTGAGATGTTGGGTTAAGTCCCGCAACGAGCGCAACCCTCGTCCTATGTTGCCAGCAAGCCTTCGGGTGTTGGGGACTCATAGGAGACTGCCGGGGTCAACTCGGAGGAAGGTGGGGATGACGTCAAGTCATCATGCCCCTTATGTCCAGGGCTTCACGCATGCTACAATGGCCGGTACAAAGGGCTGCGATCCCGTGAGGGGGAGCGAATCCCAAAAAGCCGGTCTCAGTTCGGATTGGGGTCTGCAACTCGACCCCATGAAGTCGGAGTCGCTAGTAATCGCAGATCAGCAACGCTGCGGTGAATACGTTCCCGGGCCTTGTACACACCGCCCGTCACGTCACGAAAGTCGGCAACACCCGAAGCCGGTGGCCTAACCCCTTGTGGGAGGGAGCCGTCGAAGGTGGGGCTGGCGATTGGGACGAAGTCGTAACAAGGTAGCCGTACCGGAAGGTGCGGCTGGATCACCTCCTTTCTAAGGAGTCAGTGGCCATGAGTCTGTCCCCAATCACGGGTACAGCGATGGTGCTACTCACTAGTGGAATCGTCGATGAAAGACCGTGCCGGTAGCTTCGGTGCTCCTCAGTACAACCCCCTTTACGAGTGATCGTGGGGGGGGTGTGGAACCTGGAGTCCGAGACACCAGCACGGCCCTGACACACTGTTGAGCTTTGAGGAATCAGGCAACTGAACCTCTTGGCTTCCTTTCTCTGGTCACGCCCGGTTGGGTGTGGGTGGGGGTTGGTGAGCGTGTGTGTTTGTTAATTGGATAGTGGACGCGAGCATCTTGCGGCGGTGTTGATTGCATCGTCGCAGATATGACGACTCTGCCTTGTGTGTTGAGGTGGGGTTGTTTCTGATCTTTGTAGTTCTTGTTGAGTGTTTGTGAGACAAGCTATGAAGGGCACATGGTGGATGCCTTGGCATCAAGAGCCGATGAAGGACGTAGGAGCCTGCGATAAGCCCTGGGGAGTTGGCAACCGAGCTGTGATCCGGGGGTGTCCGAATGGGGGAACCCAGCTGGAGTCATGTCCAGTTACCCGCGCCTGAATATATAGGGTGTGTGGAGGGAACGTGGGGAAGTGAAACATCTCAGTACCCACAGGAAGAGAAAACAAAAGTGATTCCGAGAGTAGTGGCGAGCGAAATCGGATGAGGCTAAACCATGCACGTGTGATACCCGGCAGGGGTTGCGTGTGTGGGGTTGTGGGACCGCTCTGATTCGTCTGCCGACGTTTCGGACAGTAAGAAAACTATCGTGAAGTGGAAGTCGGTTGGAAAGCCGCGCCGTAGAGGGTGATAGCCCCGTATGTGTAAGCGATGGTCTGTCGAGCGGGATCCCAAGTAACACGGAACTCCTGAAATTCCGTGTGAATCTGGCAGGACCACCTGTTAAGCCTAAATACTCCTTGATGACCGATAGCGGACAAGTACCGTGAGGGAAAGGTGAAAAGTACCCCTGGCGGGGAGTGAAATAGTACCTGAAACCATGTGCCTACAATCCGTCGGAGCGATCCCTTGTGGGTTGTGACGGCGTGCCTTTTGAAGAATGAGCCTGCGAGTTAGCGTTGTGTTGCGAGGTTAACCCGTGTGGGGTAGCCGTAGCGAAAGCGAGTCTGAATAGGGCGACGCAGTAGCACGATCTAGACCCGAAGCGAAGTGATCTATCCATGGGCAGGTTGAAGCGCGGGTAAGACCGCGTGGAGGACCGAACCCACTTAGGTTGAAAACTGAGGGGATGACCTGTGGATAGGGGTGAAAGGCCAATCAAACTTCGTGATAGCTGGTTCTCCCCGAAATGCATTTAGGTGCAGCGTCGCGTGTTTCTTGCCGGAGGTAGAGCACTGGATAGCTAATGGGCCCTACAAGGTTACTGACGTTAGCCAAACTCCGAATGCCGGTAAGTGAGAGCGCGGCAGTGAGACTGCGGGGGATAAGCTCCGTAGTCGAGAGGGAAACAGCCCAGACCATCAGCTAAGGCCCCTAAGCGGTGACTAAGTGGAAAAGGATGTGGAGTCGCAGTGACAACCAGGAGGTTGGCTTGGAAGCAGCCACCCTTGAAAGAGTGCGTAATAGCTCACTGGTCAAGTGATTCCGCGCCGACAATGTAGCGGGGCTCAAGTCATCCGCCGAAGCTATGGCATTCACATATTAACTCTAGCCTTCGTGGTTCAGGGGTGTGGATGGGTAGGGGAGCGTCGTGTCGCGAGTGAAGCTGCGGAGTGATCCAGTGGTGGACGCGACACGAGTGAGAATGCAGGCATGAGTAGCGAATCAAGTGTGAGAAACACTTGCGCCGAATGATCAAGGGTTCCAGGGTCAAGCTAATCTGCCCTGGGTAAGTCGGGACCTAAGGCGAGGCCGACAGGCGTAGTCGATGGACAACGGGTTGATATTCCCGTACCGGCAAAGTAGCGCCCATGACGAACCTGGTGATGCTAACCGCCCGAAGCCATGAGTATCGATCCCTTCGGGGTGAGAGCTTGTGGGGGAGCGCGGGACCCGAGCTGGTAGTAGTCAAGCGATGGGGTGACGCAGGAAGGTAGCCCAGCCACAGCGATGGTTGTCTGTGGGTAAGTGCGTAGGGTGTCATCTAGGTAAATCCGGATGGCTGACTTTGATGTCGTACCTGAGACACGATACGGAGCCGTTTGGCGAAGTGGGTGATCCTATGCTGTCGAGAAAAACCTCTAGCGAGCTATGCGCCGCCCGTACCCCAAACCGACTCAGGTGATCAGGTAGAGAATACTAAGGCGATCGAGCGAACCATGGTTAAGGAACTCGGCAAAATGCCCCCGTAACTTCGGGAGAAGGGGGGCCGGATCCGTGAACCGCCTTGCGCGGGGACGCGGTGATGGCCGCAGAGACCAGGCCCAAGCGACTGTTTACTAAAAACACAGGTCCGTGCGAAGTTGTAAGACGATGTATACGGACTGACTCCTGCCCGGTGCTGGAAGGTTAAGAGGACCTGTTAGGTAGCAATACCGAAGCGGAGAATTTAAGCCCCAGTAAACGGCGGTGGTAACTATAACCATCCTAAGGTAGCGAAATTCCTTGTCGGGTAAGTTCCGACCTGCACGAATGGAGTAACGACTTGGGCGCTGTCTCAACCATGGACTCGGCGAAATTGCACTACGAGTAAAGATGCTCGTTACGCGCGGCAGGACGGAAAGACCCCGGGACCTTTACTATAGTTTGGTATTGGTGTTTGGTTCGGCTTGTGTAGGATAGGTGGGAGACTTTGAAGCATCGACGCCAGTTGGTGTGGAGTCAACGTTGAAATACCACTCTGGTCGTACTAGATGTCTAACCTAGGTCCGTAATCCGGATCAGGGACAGTGCCTGATGGGTAGTTTAACTGGGGCGGTTGCCTCCTAAAATGTAACGGAGGCGCTCAAAGGTTCCCTCAGCCTGGTTGGCAATCAGGTGTTGAGTGTAAGTGCACAAGGGAGCTTGACTGTGAGACAGACATGTCGAGCAGGGACGAAAGTCGGAACTAGTGATCCGGCGTCGGCATGTGGAAGCGACGTCGCTCAACGGATAAAAGGTACCCCGGGGATAACAGGCTGATCTTCCCCAAGAGTCCATATCGACGGGATGGTTTGGCACCTCGATGTCGGCTCGTCGCATCCTGGGGCTGGAGTAGGTCCCAAGGGTTGGGCTGTTCGCCCATTAAAGCGGCACGCGAGCTGGGTTTAGAACGTCGTGAGACAGTTCGGTCCCTATCCGCCGCGCGCGCAGGAAACTTGAGAAAGGCTGTCCCTAGTACGAGAGGACCGGGATGGACGAACCTCTGGTGTGCCAGTTGTCCCGCCAGGGGCACGGCTGGTTAGCTACGTTCGGAAGTGATAACCGCTGAATGCATCTAAGCGGGAAGCATGTTTCAAGATGAGGTTTCCCACCCGCTAGACGGGGTAAGGCCCCCAGCAGAACACTGGGTTGATAGGCCGGAGGTGTACAGCAGTAATGCCTAGCCGACCGGTACTAATAGGCCGAGGGCTTGTCTTACAATCACTTTGCTAGACCTACAACGATCCGCGCATGTTCGCGTCCACGAATCCAGTTACCACCAACATCCGTGTTGGTGGACGACTACAACGAGCTTGGCTCCATCTCCCACCACGTGTGGTCGAGATGGTGTCGCTAGAGTTACGGCGGCCATAGCGAAAGGGAAACACCCGGTCCCATCCCGAACCCGGAAGTTAAGCCTTTCAGCGCCGATGGTACTGCAACCGAGAGGCTGTGGGAGAGTAGGACGCCGCCGGACAACCTTTAACAATCAGGGCCATTCCTTCTGGAATGGCCCTGATTGCATTTCCCCTGGTT encodes the following:
- a CDS encoding acetylornithine transaminase, which produces MTGPTIKQSQERYAASLMNTFGPPKLELVRGAGARVWDADGNGYLDYLGGIAVNALGHAHPALVEAVTAQLQTLGHVSNFFTTGPQVELAEKLLELVGAGPGGGHVFFTNSGTEANEAAFKLTRRTGRTHVVAAEGGFHGRTMGALALTSKEAYRTPFEPLPGDVTFVPYGDTDALAAAVTDRTAAILLEPMQGEAGVVVPPEGYLAAARAIADENGALLWLDEVQTGMGRTGRWLASEGVTPDVITLAKGLAGGFPIGACIGLGAAGELLQPGNHGTTFGGNPVACAAALAVIRTIEDDGLLEHVTVLGRKLRGGLAADPRVTEVRGEGLLIGLDLSAEVSAEVFAAALDRGFILNNPTPRRVRLAPPLVLTVDDADALLAAWPGILDAAYAKAGA
- the argG gene encoding argininosuccinate synthase: MSKVLTSLPVGQRVGIAFSGGLDTSVAVAWMRDKGAIPCTYTADIGQYDEPDISGVPDRARQYGAEIARAVDCRSQLVEEGLAAMACGAFHIRSGGRTYFNTTPLGRAVTGTLLVRAMHEDGVDIWGDGSTFKGNDIERFYRYGLLANPQLLIYKPWLDAEFVHELGGRSEMSQWLVDHDLPYRDSQEKAYSTDANIWGATHEAKTLEHLDVSLEIVEPIMGVKFWDPSVHIETEDVTIRFEQGRPVAINGTTYADAVSLVMEANAIGGRHGLGMSDQIENRIIEAKSRGIYEAPGMALLWTAYERLLNAIHNEDTIANYTAQGRQLGRLLYEGRWLDPQALMIRESIQRWIASLVTGEVTLRLRRGEDYTVLRTDGPAFSYHPDKLSMERTDNAAFGPVDRIGQLTMRNLDIADSRWKLEMYADQPVEQGQVLVEHGTLFGELPAGGADRIASNPSAEGELHDEALDAAAMEFGTD
- a CDS encoding DNA-3-methyladenine glycosylase; this translates as MAASADLATLLAGPAETVAPRLLGAHVEHAGVVVRLTEVEAYAGGSDPGSHAFRGQTRRNAVMFGPAGRLYCYFTYGMHVCCNVVTGPEGEASAVLLRAGEVVAGVETARARRPGSSDRDLARGPARLCRALAIDLSHDGTDLAAGPVRLRLRDPLTQVSTGPRVGLRGAPDRPWRYWLTGERSVSAYRPAKPR
- a CDS encoding NUDIX domain-containing protein — encoded protein: MAGPVHRVAARVLPVSATGEVLLLQCQDPARPGDLHWISVGGAVDPGESLEDAVLRELVEETGVVASADVLTGPLHRGEYPFSWAGVDYLSDTTLFALPLDSTTPVTFEGLEVAEVGNVLAAGWWTPDALRADGTAATPDLPDIMDAAIAAVRGET
- the argH gene encoding argininosuccinate lyase; amino-acid sequence: MSSTNHGTNTGKLWGGRFAGGPSPELDALSRSTHFDWRLTPYDLAGSRAHANALHRAGLLADADHAELLRGLEVLGERYADGSLAPDPSDEDVHGALERLLLEEVGADVGGRLRAGRSRNDQIATLFKVFLRDHARVVGGLALDLVDVLVAQARDHLDPVPTVMPGRTHLQHAQPVLLAHHLLAHAWPLLRDVDRLLDWDARVAADSPYGSGALAGQSLGLAPEGVAAELGFTGSSANSIDGTAARDFVAEFAFVAAQIGVDISRLAEEVILWSTREFGFVTLHDSWSTGSSIMPQKKNPDIAELARGKAGRVIGNLSGLLATLKALPLAYNRDLQEDKEPVFDSVDTLEVLLPAFSGMVATLVFDRERLAELAPQGFSLATDVAEWLVRQNVPFRIAHELAGACVRRCEELGIELADLSDEQFAAIDEQLTPAVREVLTVEGSVASRSGRGGTAPVRVREQLDEVVATAAQHRGRLG
- a CDS encoding arginine repressor; the encoded protein is MSESALRPATKQARHQHIVELVTHQEVRSQTELADLLAEGGVRVTQATLSRDLVELDAIKVRSASGALVYAVPAEGGDRRPAAPVETAAASARLARLCGELLVSADASANLVILRTPPGAAQFLASAFDKAEFPEILGTIAGDDTVLVIGRDPVGGDDLARRFLSLADHHLDKQHNDKQKEVHS
- the argF gene encoding ornithine carbamoyltransferase — translated: MTGHPTVRHFLADDDFTPAEQTRVLDLAAKLKAAPYDARPLAGPQSVAMVFDKPTLRTQVSFGAGIAELGGNPMLVEGRLAGIGVRESVEDVARVLGRQVSAVVWRTFAQTDLELMAQHAGVPVVNALTDEFHPCQLVADLLTVRERKGALSGLTVAFVGDGACNMGNSWLLAGATAGMHIRVSAPRGYVPSDAMFDRANAIGASTGGSAIAVADPVEAVTGADVVVTDTWVSMGKEEESAAREVVFGPWSLTSELLAHAEPEAIVLHCLPAYRGKEIAAEVIDGPQSVVWDEAENRRHAQKAVLTFLLEWSAGES